The proteins below are encoded in one region of Acidimicrobiia bacterium:
- a CDS encoding acyltransferase gives MRTMWKQARNLAEATPPERDRYIDFLRLFSIAIVVIGHWLMAVIVVRDGELVVDHLLVVEPRIQYSTWILQVMPIFFIVGGFANSVSWAASRERGSSYSSWLQARTARLLRPTAVFAAVWAAAALVLNGTGIDRELLRPGTQVVAGPLWFLAVYMGVVALAPLMVGLDRRFGWAIPIGLLGAAGMVDWLHHGLGVPVVGWVNFLFVWLGIHQLGVRWQRGAVGGGRIGASVVALVGLAALLALTVSGRYPVSMVGVPGAEPTNNLPPTVALMMLAVFQMGLILALRSAVARWLERPTVWSAVILGNGRIMTIYLWHMTAMVAVISLGLLLGGVGLGIEPLSGGWWWSRPVWFGVLLLPLAGLIALFGRQEQNRTSRPVAKLAVGVGFPTVMWGFSSLALNGFVTAGAVALMPAAAVTVGSWTLGVRLWARRS, from the coding sequence ATGCGGACTATGTGGAAGCAAGCCAGAAACCTGGCCGAGGCGACGCCTCCGGAGCGAGATCGGTACATCGACTTCCTCCGCCTGTTCTCGATCGCGATCGTGGTCATCGGCCACTGGCTGATGGCAGTGATCGTCGTTCGCGACGGTGAACTGGTCGTCGACCATCTTCTCGTCGTAGAACCCCGCATTCAGTACTCGACCTGGATATTGCAGGTCATGCCGATCTTCTTCATAGTGGGCGGGTTTGCCAACTCGGTCTCCTGGGCCGCATCGAGGGAACGCGGCAGTTCCTATTCGAGTTGGCTCCAGGCGCGCACCGCCAGACTGCTCCGGCCGACGGCGGTGTTCGCGGCCGTGTGGGCGGCAGCAGCGCTCGTGTTGAACGGCACCGGCATCGATCGCGAACTCCTGCGCCCCGGAACACAGGTAGTTGCCGGCCCCTTGTGGTTCCTGGCGGTCTATATGGGGGTCGTTGCGCTCGCTCCGCTCATGGTCGGTCTCGATAGGAGGTTCGGGTGGGCGATCCCGATCGGCCTGCTCGGAGCGGCCGGCATGGTCGACTGGCTGCACCACGGATTGGGCGTTCCGGTTGTGGGCTGGGTGAACTTCCTCTTCGTGTGGCTGGGGATCCATCAACTCGGAGTGAGGTGGCAGCGCGGTGCCGTCGGTGGGGGGCGTATCGGCGCTTCGGTTGTGGCACTGGTCGGGCTGGCAGCCCTCCTGGCCCTCACCGTCTCCGGTCGCTATCCGGTGAGCATGGTGGGGGTACCCGGAGCGGAACCGACCAACAACCTGCCGCCGACCGTTGCCCTCATGATGCTCGCCGTGTTCCAGATGGGCCTGATCCTGGCGCTGCGTTCCGCCGTCGCTCGATGGCTCGAGCGCCCGACCGTCTGGTCCGCCGTGATCCTCGGCAACGGCCGGATCATGACGATCTACCTGTGGCACATGACTGCGATGGTGGCCGTCATCAGCCTCGGGCTGCTCCTGGGCGGCGTCGGATTGGGAATCGAACCGCTCAGTGGAGGCTGGTGGTGGTCCCGGCCCGTCTGGTTCGGCGTCCTGTTGCTTCCGCTCGCCGGTCTCATCGCACTGTTCGGACGCCAGGAGCAGAACCGTACGTCTCGTCCGGTGGCCAAGCTCGCGGTGGGCGTCGGCTTTCCGACGGTGATGTGGGGATTCTCCTCGCTTGCGCTCAACGGATTCGTGACGGCGGGCGCAGTGGCACTCATGCCTGCAGCCGCCGTGACCGTCGGCTCGTGGACTCTCGGGGTTCGGCTGTGGGCACGTCGTTCATGA